The following proteins are co-located in the Apium graveolens cultivar Ventura chromosome 5, ASM990537v1, whole genome shotgun sequence genome:
- the LOC141724656 gene encoding uncharacterized protein LOC141724656 isoform X1 yields the protein MANRKEDDKNEKIIRTLLKLPDNRRCINCKSLGPQYVCTNFWTFICTTCSGIHREFTHRVKSVSMAKFTSQEVSALQGGGNASAKEIYLKEWDPERNSLPDSSNVERLRTFIKHVYVDRRYTGERSLDKPSRAKSGEAEDYSENKKIDSYQGGSRSPPYNDTYERRYSDRPSPGGRSDDRNYRSSYDERRSPGSDGDYGRSPVRTEIVNDWRRDDRFGNGKKSEDGRIASGSFKVEVTSPDSQKDLEISSPPMVRPVRDILGENVSPLRVIEPPPKVNGGKSAEASFHTQQRTASSSSLASSNGNLAEVKVESSLIDFDEVPEPPASIAAPTVTPNDNWANFDSFSEVKSPAPSNANVLDFVLSDLMVPAPFPGHISATVPVNATSGNMTSSSPSNTLLQPVGYISTSHTGSIGPAAPTSNFMAFAPGGISSPVSGQIANSFHGVAAGGQWNHQQFSHPSQPPAQPFVAGGPSSMQVSRADSGPSLEAISGTLTQPSIVETSTGKKELPEDLFTSNYSAYPASVPGWHTVHPQGFGSNLQYFGSNMQYNAPAPIPTYTQPLPTYMQPSKSSNPFDFNSEPTPVHASPFPSMLPLQGALPSVAAPTALPPTSTLGTNPPAWMPDQFSHQMAMTPSPYTVQPATSNVPPRTQGAAGFGFGPTAFSSLAPNQQPGGLYASPFSQNTFSSSGGNPFG from the exons ATGGCCAATCGGAAGGAGGATGATAAAAACGAGAAAATTATTCGCACTCTTCTCAAGTTGCCCGATAATCGCAGATGTATTAATTGCAAGAGCTTG GGACCACAGTATGTGTGCACAAATTTTTGGACATTTATTTGTACAACATGTAGCGGAATACA TCGGGAGTTTACACATCGAGTGAAATCAGTGTCAATGGCTAAATTTACTTCACAGGAAGTTAGTGCTCTTCAAGGAGGCGGAAATGCG AGTGCCAAGGAAATTTATCTCAAGGAATGGGACCCAGAGCGTAATTCTCTTCCTGATAGCAG TAATGTTGAGAGACTTCGGACGTTTATCAAACATGTTTATGTGGATAGAAGATATACTGGTGAGAGAAGCTTGGATAAGCCTTCAAGAGCCAAGTCG GGGGAGGCAGAGGACTACAGTGAAAACAAGAAGATTGATTCATATCAAGGTGGGTCTAGAAGCCCGCCATATAATGACACATATGAACGACGTTATAGTGACAGGCCAAGCCCTGGTGGACGTAGTGATGATAGGAATTACAGAAGTAgttatgatgaaagaagaagtcCAGGATCTGATGGTGATTATGGGAGGAGTCCTGTCCGTACAGAGATTGTCAATGATTGGCGGCGCGATGATAGATTTGGAAATGGAAAGAAGTCTGAGGATGGCAGGATAGCCAGTGGAAGTTTTAAGGTTGAGGTTACATCACCAGATAGCCAAAAAGATCTGGAAATCTCAAGTCCTCCCATGGTACGCCCTGTTAGAGATATTTTGGGAGAAAATGTCTCTCCTCTTAGGGTAATTGAACCTCCTCCAAAAGTTAATGGTGGCAAGTCAGCCGAAGCTTCCTTTCACACACAG CAGAGGACTGCTTCGTCTAGTAGCTTGGCATCCTCTAATGGGAATCTAGCTGAAGTTAAAGTGGAAAGTTCGttaattgattttgatgaagttCCTGAACCTCCTGCAAGTATTGCAGCGCCAACTGTAACACCCAATGACAATTGGGCAAATTTTGATTCCTTTTCTGAGGTGAAATCTCCAGCCCCATCAAATGCCAATGTGCTGGATTTTGTTCTGTCAGACTTGATGGTACCGGCACCATTTCCTGGACATATTAGTGCTACCGTACCGGTCAATGCGACTTCGGGGAACATGACATCGTCGTCACCTAGCAACACTCTATTGCAACCTGTGGGCTATATCTCAACATCTCACACTGGTAGTATTGGACCTGCTGCACCAACAAGTAACTTCATGGCGTTCGCTCCTGGTGGGATTTCTTCACCAGTGTCTGGACAAATTGCTAATTCCTTTCACGGTGTTGCTGCTGGAGGGCAGTGGAATCACCAGCAGTTTTCACATCCTAGTCAGCCTCCCGCACAACCATTTGTAGCAGGTGGACCCTCAAGCATGCAG GTGTCTCGAGCTGATTCAGGACCTTCTCTGGAGGCCATTTCTGGAACTCTGACACAGCCCTCTATTGTGGAGACAAGCACTGGGAAAAAAGAACTGCCTGAG GATTTATTTACTTCAAACTATTCGGCCTATCCTGCTTCAGTACCTGGTTGGCATACAGTTCACCCTCAAGGTTTTGGTTCCAACTTGCAGTATTTTGGTTCCAACATGCAGTATAATGCTCCAGCG CCTATTCCGACATATACACAGCCTCTTCCAACGTATATGCAGCCATCAAAATCATCAAATCCATTTGATTTCAACAGTGAACCTACCCCAGTTCATGCATCTCCG TTCCCTTCAATGTTACCTTTGCAAGGGGCTTTACCAAGTGTCGCAGCTCCAACAGCTTTACCACCTACTTCTACCTTAGGTACTAATCCTCCAGCATGGATGCCTGACCAGTTCTCGCATCAAATGGCAATGACACCAA GTCCATACACAGTGCAACCTGCAACCTCAAACGTCCCACCCAG AACCCAAGGAGCAGCAGGTTTTGGCTTTGGGCCGACTGCTTTTAGCTCTCTTGCTCCAAATCAGCAGCCTGGTGGATTATATGCAAGCCCTTTTTCCCAGAATACTTTCTCGTCTTCTGGGGGAAACCCATTTGGATAG
- the LOC141724656 gene encoding uncharacterized protein LOC141724656 isoform X2, which translates to MANRKEDDKNEKIIRTLLKLPDNRRCINCKSLGPQYVCTNFWTFICTTCSGIHREFTHRVKSVSMAKFTSQEVSALQGGGNASAKEIYLKEWDPERNSLPDSSNVERLRTFIKHVYVDRRYTGERSLDKPSRAKSGEAEDYSENKKIDSYQGGSRSPPYNDTYERRYSDRPSPGGRSDDRNYRSSYDERRSPGSDGDYGRSPVRTEIVNDWRRDDRFGNGKKSEDGRIASGSFKVEVTSPDSQKDLEISSPPMVRPVRDILGENVSPLRVIEPPPKVNGGKSAEASFHTQRTASSSSLASSNGNLAEVKVESSLIDFDEVPEPPASIAAPTVTPNDNWANFDSFSEVKSPAPSNANVLDFVLSDLMVPAPFPGHISATVPVNATSGNMTSSSPSNTLLQPVGYISTSHTGSIGPAAPTSNFMAFAPGGISSPVSGQIANSFHGVAAGGQWNHQQFSHPSQPPAQPFVAGGPSSMQVSRADSGPSLEAISGTLTQPSIVETSTGKKELPEDLFTSNYSAYPASVPGWHTVHPQGFGSNLQYFGSNMQYNAPAPIPTYTQPLPTYMQPSKSSNPFDFNSEPTPVHASPFPSMLPLQGALPSVAAPTALPPTSTLGTNPPAWMPDQFSHQMAMTPSPYTVQPATSNVPPRTQGAAGFGFGPTAFSSLAPNQQPGGLYASPFSQNTFSSSGGNPFG; encoded by the exons ATGGCCAATCGGAAGGAGGATGATAAAAACGAGAAAATTATTCGCACTCTTCTCAAGTTGCCCGATAATCGCAGATGTATTAATTGCAAGAGCTTG GGACCACAGTATGTGTGCACAAATTTTTGGACATTTATTTGTACAACATGTAGCGGAATACA TCGGGAGTTTACACATCGAGTGAAATCAGTGTCAATGGCTAAATTTACTTCACAGGAAGTTAGTGCTCTTCAAGGAGGCGGAAATGCG AGTGCCAAGGAAATTTATCTCAAGGAATGGGACCCAGAGCGTAATTCTCTTCCTGATAGCAG TAATGTTGAGAGACTTCGGACGTTTATCAAACATGTTTATGTGGATAGAAGATATACTGGTGAGAGAAGCTTGGATAAGCCTTCAAGAGCCAAGTCG GGGGAGGCAGAGGACTACAGTGAAAACAAGAAGATTGATTCATATCAAGGTGGGTCTAGAAGCCCGCCATATAATGACACATATGAACGACGTTATAGTGACAGGCCAAGCCCTGGTGGACGTAGTGATGATAGGAATTACAGAAGTAgttatgatgaaagaagaagtcCAGGATCTGATGGTGATTATGGGAGGAGTCCTGTCCGTACAGAGATTGTCAATGATTGGCGGCGCGATGATAGATTTGGAAATGGAAAGAAGTCTGAGGATGGCAGGATAGCCAGTGGAAGTTTTAAGGTTGAGGTTACATCACCAGATAGCCAAAAAGATCTGGAAATCTCAAGTCCTCCCATGGTACGCCCTGTTAGAGATATTTTGGGAGAAAATGTCTCTCCTCTTAGGGTAATTGAACCTCCTCCAAAAGTTAATGGTGGCAAGTCAGCCGAAGCTTCCTTTCACACACAG AGGACTGCTTCGTCTAGTAGCTTGGCATCCTCTAATGGGAATCTAGCTGAAGTTAAAGTGGAAAGTTCGttaattgattttgatgaagttCCTGAACCTCCTGCAAGTATTGCAGCGCCAACTGTAACACCCAATGACAATTGGGCAAATTTTGATTCCTTTTCTGAGGTGAAATCTCCAGCCCCATCAAATGCCAATGTGCTGGATTTTGTTCTGTCAGACTTGATGGTACCGGCACCATTTCCTGGACATATTAGTGCTACCGTACCGGTCAATGCGACTTCGGGGAACATGACATCGTCGTCACCTAGCAACACTCTATTGCAACCTGTGGGCTATATCTCAACATCTCACACTGGTAGTATTGGACCTGCTGCACCAACAAGTAACTTCATGGCGTTCGCTCCTGGTGGGATTTCTTCACCAGTGTCTGGACAAATTGCTAATTCCTTTCACGGTGTTGCTGCTGGAGGGCAGTGGAATCACCAGCAGTTTTCACATCCTAGTCAGCCTCCCGCACAACCATTTGTAGCAGGTGGACCCTCAAGCATGCAG GTGTCTCGAGCTGATTCAGGACCTTCTCTGGAGGCCATTTCTGGAACTCTGACACAGCCCTCTATTGTGGAGACAAGCACTGGGAAAAAAGAACTGCCTGAG GATTTATTTACTTCAAACTATTCGGCCTATCCTGCTTCAGTACCTGGTTGGCATACAGTTCACCCTCAAGGTTTTGGTTCCAACTTGCAGTATTTTGGTTCCAACATGCAGTATAATGCTCCAGCG CCTATTCCGACATATACACAGCCTCTTCCAACGTATATGCAGCCATCAAAATCATCAAATCCATTTGATTTCAACAGTGAACCTACCCCAGTTCATGCATCTCCG TTCCCTTCAATGTTACCTTTGCAAGGGGCTTTACCAAGTGTCGCAGCTCCAACAGCTTTACCACCTACTTCTACCTTAGGTACTAATCCTCCAGCATGGATGCCTGACCAGTTCTCGCATCAAATGGCAATGACACCAA GTCCATACACAGTGCAACCTGCAACCTCAAACGTCCCACCCAG AACCCAAGGAGCAGCAGGTTTTGGCTTTGGGCCGACTGCTTTTAGCTCTCTTGCTCCAAATCAGCAGCCTGGTGGATTATATGCAAGCCCTTTTTCCCAGAATACTTTCTCGTCTTCTGGGGGAAACCCATTTGGATAG
- the LOC141724656 gene encoding uncharacterized protein LOC141724656 isoform X3 codes for MANRKEDDKNEKIIRTLLKLPDNRRCINCKSLGPQYVCTNFWTFICTTCSGIHREFTHRVKSVSMAKFTSQEVSALQGGGNASAKEIYLKEWDPERNSLPDSSNVERLRTFIKHVYVDRRYTGERSLDKPSRAKSGEAEDYSENKKIDSYQGGSRSPPYNDTYERRYSDRPSPGGRSDDRNYRSSYDERRSPGSDGDYGRSPVRTEIVNDWRRDDRFGNGKKSEDGRIASGSFKVEVTSPDSQKDLEISSPPMVRPVRDILGENVSPLRVIEPPPKVNGGKSAEASFHTQQRTASSSSLASSNGNLAEVKVESSLIDFDEVPEPPASIAAPTVTPNDNWANFDSFSEVKSPAPSNANVLDFVLSDLMVPAPFPGHISATVPVNATSGNMTSSSPSNTLLQPVGYISTSHTGSIGPAAPTSNFMAFAPGGISSPVSGQIANSFHGVAAGGQWNHQQFSHPSQPPAQPFVAGGPSSMQVSRADSGPSLEAISGTLTQPSIVETSTGKKELPEDLFTSNYSAYPASVPGWHTVHPQGFGSNLQYFGSNMQYNAPAPIPTYTQPLPTYMQPSKSSNPFDFNSEPTPVHASPFPSMLPLQGALPSVAAPTALPPTSTLGPYTVQPATSNVPPRTQGAAGFGFGPTAFSSLAPNQQPGGLYASPFSQNTFSSSGGNPFG; via the exons ATGGCCAATCGGAAGGAGGATGATAAAAACGAGAAAATTATTCGCACTCTTCTCAAGTTGCCCGATAATCGCAGATGTATTAATTGCAAGAGCTTG GGACCACAGTATGTGTGCACAAATTTTTGGACATTTATTTGTACAACATGTAGCGGAATACA TCGGGAGTTTACACATCGAGTGAAATCAGTGTCAATGGCTAAATTTACTTCACAGGAAGTTAGTGCTCTTCAAGGAGGCGGAAATGCG AGTGCCAAGGAAATTTATCTCAAGGAATGGGACCCAGAGCGTAATTCTCTTCCTGATAGCAG TAATGTTGAGAGACTTCGGACGTTTATCAAACATGTTTATGTGGATAGAAGATATACTGGTGAGAGAAGCTTGGATAAGCCTTCAAGAGCCAAGTCG GGGGAGGCAGAGGACTACAGTGAAAACAAGAAGATTGATTCATATCAAGGTGGGTCTAGAAGCCCGCCATATAATGACACATATGAACGACGTTATAGTGACAGGCCAAGCCCTGGTGGACGTAGTGATGATAGGAATTACAGAAGTAgttatgatgaaagaagaagtcCAGGATCTGATGGTGATTATGGGAGGAGTCCTGTCCGTACAGAGATTGTCAATGATTGGCGGCGCGATGATAGATTTGGAAATGGAAAGAAGTCTGAGGATGGCAGGATAGCCAGTGGAAGTTTTAAGGTTGAGGTTACATCACCAGATAGCCAAAAAGATCTGGAAATCTCAAGTCCTCCCATGGTACGCCCTGTTAGAGATATTTTGGGAGAAAATGTCTCTCCTCTTAGGGTAATTGAACCTCCTCCAAAAGTTAATGGTGGCAAGTCAGCCGAAGCTTCCTTTCACACACAG CAGAGGACTGCTTCGTCTAGTAGCTTGGCATCCTCTAATGGGAATCTAGCTGAAGTTAAAGTGGAAAGTTCGttaattgattttgatgaagttCCTGAACCTCCTGCAAGTATTGCAGCGCCAACTGTAACACCCAATGACAATTGGGCAAATTTTGATTCCTTTTCTGAGGTGAAATCTCCAGCCCCATCAAATGCCAATGTGCTGGATTTTGTTCTGTCAGACTTGATGGTACCGGCACCATTTCCTGGACATATTAGTGCTACCGTACCGGTCAATGCGACTTCGGGGAACATGACATCGTCGTCACCTAGCAACACTCTATTGCAACCTGTGGGCTATATCTCAACATCTCACACTGGTAGTATTGGACCTGCTGCACCAACAAGTAACTTCATGGCGTTCGCTCCTGGTGGGATTTCTTCACCAGTGTCTGGACAAATTGCTAATTCCTTTCACGGTGTTGCTGCTGGAGGGCAGTGGAATCACCAGCAGTTTTCACATCCTAGTCAGCCTCCCGCACAACCATTTGTAGCAGGTGGACCCTCAAGCATGCAG GTGTCTCGAGCTGATTCAGGACCTTCTCTGGAGGCCATTTCTGGAACTCTGACACAGCCCTCTATTGTGGAGACAAGCACTGGGAAAAAAGAACTGCCTGAG GATTTATTTACTTCAAACTATTCGGCCTATCCTGCTTCAGTACCTGGTTGGCATACAGTTCACCCTCAAGGTTTTGGTTCCAACTTGCAGTATTTTGGTTCCAACATGCAGTATAATGCTCCAGCG CCTATTCCGACATATACACAGCCTCTTCCAACGTATATGCAGCCATCAAAATCATCAAATCCATTTGATTTCAACAGTGAACCTACCCCAGTTCATGCATCTCCG TTCCCTTCAATGTTACCTTTGCAAGGGGCTTTACCAAGTGTCGCAGCTCCAACAGCTTTACCACCTACTTCTACCTTAG GTCCATACACAGTGCAACCTGCAACCTCAAACGTCCCACCCAG AACCCAAGGAGCAGCAGGTTTTGGCTTTGGGCCGACTGCTTTTAGCTCTCTTGCTCCAAATCAGCAGCCTGGTGGATTATATGCAAGCCCTTTTTCCCAGAATACTTTCTCGTCTTCTGGGGGAAACCCATTTGGATAG